AGCATTTCTGAGAAACGAATTCTAACACATTAAGTCACATCAAACCAACTAAAGTACTACCAGAATGTCTATCCAGAAGCAGTTTTGACCCCTAAAGAAAGTCGATGTCTCATTTGCAATCAGGAACCATTAATGTactaaaatccttaaaattaaaaaaagaacatggccTGGCTTTATTGAGTTGGTTAAGTATGCCCCCTTATAAGTCTAGTGACCAGCTTGACAATTTATTTACTAAACAATTTCTTCAATTTCTCAAAGACTTCACCAAATTCCAAATGAATATATTGCAATTCAGAATTGAGCTCAACTTGATAAGGTTTAACTCTATTGTTAAAGACTGAGTTTGGAAGTTCGTAGGCAGGAGTCTTGggagaaaaacatttctaaattgaCAAAACTACTCAAGCCAATGATAAGACAGGATGAAACCTGGTTTATGGCCAATTtaatacagatttttctttttttggtctacTTTGTAGAATAAActgctcagttaaaaaaaaaaaaaaaacaaaagtccacaGAATTCCAAGTGAAGTTTTAAATGTTTACGCAtatgtaaacatttattattcttatGAAACAGTCATTAAGCGTTGCCTGGTGGTTTGGGCTGCGGTCCTCTGGGCTCCAAGGTGTGCAAGAATCCTTTCTGGATTGCAGTATCTTGCAGATCTGATCAGTagctctggggtggggccagaCACCCTGTATTTAAAAAGCTCCCAGATGAAGATGATACAGAAGAGTCTAGAACTCAGAGGTTGGGAGCCAGATAGTTGAAGCTGGGTCAAAACTCTAGCTCTGCCACTTTTAATatctgtgtccttgggcaagccACCTCACCTCGCTGCggcttagtttcctcatctgcaaaatggggtaaTGACGTTCACACATACATCATAGCGGTGTTGCAAAGATAAGATGAGCCTTAGCTTTTGGCTTGGTGAATAAGTTTATTATTGGCTTTATCTGAAAAATCTTCATAGAAAATTATGGTTTGGTTTATTAACTCTCGGCAGCCCGCTCCTGAGCTCTAAGGAAGCTTGCCTTCTTCTGAGCTACCCGATCTTTCTTCTGGGCAAGAGACATCTTAGGACGGTTCCACCTCTTCTTCTTAACTTCTTTCTTAGGCTTCTTCTCATAGACGGGATTCTCTCGTATAGCAGtgtgagctttcttttttcttttttctttttttttctttttgacaggAAGCAGGATTTATTGGTGGGCATGAAGAGGGTTCGGGTGGTGCAAGGTTCTCATGAGTGGAGAGCCCTCCATTTGTCCAAGGGGCCACGATTAGGGATGTATTTGACCCCACAGCCATCTGGGATGAGCTGCTTTTCGGCCACCATATCTTCAAATTCGTCCGCATTAAACTTAGCAAAGCCCCACTTCTTGGAGATGTGGATCTTCTGGCGGCCAGGGAACTTGAACTTGGCCCTGCGTAGGGCCTCAATCTCATGCTCCTTGTTCTGCAGCTTGGTATGGATGGACATGATGACTTGGCCAATGTGGACCCTGGCTACTGTGCCCTGGGACTTCCCAAAGGCACCTCGCATACCTGTCTGCAGCCTGTCAGCTCCAGCACAGGACAACATCTTGTTGATACGGATAACACGGAAGGGATGGAGCCGCACTTGGATGTGAAAACCATCTTTGCCACAGCTTTTCACCAAAAATGTGAAGCAGAAAAAACAACTGGCgttatgctatatatatttaattacaactttttttttttactgggcaTCTTTTTATGTTAGTAGAATAAAATCTACCTCATTCTAACAGCGATATGGTGTTATCCGattggatgtatttttttttaagttttatttatttagtgatctctacacccaacgtggaacttgaactcgtgatcctgggatcatgctccaatgactgagccagccaggtgcccctggatgtaTCTTGATTTGCATCATTCCAATGggttttttccctatttttaaaattgcgGTGAAATAGACATAacaaaattgaccattttaaccatttttaaatgtacatttcagGGGCATTAGGTGCAGTCCATGGtcgtgcaaccatcaccatcatccatctcaagaacatttccatcaccctatCCTGCAATCGTATACCCACTAAGCATGAACTCCCAAGATCTCTGGACCCTGACAATCTCTATTCTCCTTTCTGTCCTAGTTCCTATCCTAGTTCCTCACATAAGTAGAATCCTACAACAGTTGCCCTTTTCTGTCTcccgtggatttttttttcctgtggctttcGAAGGACAACATCCTGCAGTATATACATTGAATCTTGAAATCTCTGAGTTGCTGCTGGTTGTTCCCTTCCATGGCCCAGGCAGGCATTAGGTCAGAGCTGCTGACCTAGGATGTGCAATCTCTGTAGGCTTCTGAATCTATAACTAACAAAACCCATCATCACTTGTCTTCTCTGAGTACCTACCCTGGGCTAGAAATAGGCTGAAGACCACAGGGTGTTCCATGAGATGGGAAGAATgacccccattttgcagaggcaGAAACTGTAGATCAGAGAGGTTCACTGCCCTGCCTGCTGTTGTTACTCAGGGATTTAGGGACCGAAGTAGATCATAGTTAGGTCTGATTCCATAGTTCCAGCCCCCTTTCCACTCCCAACTAGCCTGgcaaatgaaaaagcaattaTTGGCAGTGTTTTTCAACAACAATCTGATGTAATACAGGTGGAACTTAAATTAAGCAAACCTGATAACTGAAGATTCAGATGCAGAGCCAAGATCATTGGGGTATTTGCTAACCAAAAGAATTCATCACAAAGCCTCTCTTGAACATAAGCTGTTCAGTTTTCCAGATAGGGACCATTTCCAACCACTTGTGTCTTTGAGAGTTGATTTCGACCTGATGGGGTTGCCTGGCCTCCTTTCCATGGGGTTTCTTCCTAGACACGAGAGAGAATGTTGATTTCGAATGGCACTCAGGTAAACAAAGGCCAAGGAGAACCTCGAGGAGCAGATCCTTACAGGGCTCACCCTGTCCTAAAAGCCTGCAGCCTTTCCCAGCAGCGTTTCGGGAGGAACAAGAATGCTCAGAGGCAACCACTGTGATCCCTGACACACTTAACACAGCCAACATGCTATCCGCTGGCCAACTAAATGGGCGAGTGGTATATATGCGTACATGTGCATCCAATTACTTTACAGAACCAGGCTCCAAtgttctactttaaaaaaaaacaaaaaccaacataATTTTAAGTTTGATGGGAAAATCCTCTAAAAATGGCTGTAACTATCACATCTAAAAATAGCCATTTCTTTCTCCTCCGAGGTGtcttttgtctcttgtttttGCCAAGAAAGAGCGCTGTTTACGTTTTGCCTCGCCCCCCTTCACGTGCTTCCAGTTGGGGATCCTCTTCACCAGGCTCACATGTTGTTTTGGCAGCCCGCGTGCATTCCTCCCGGCTTCCACCCCTTAAAGGAGCCCTGAGCAGAGCAGAACTGGGGCTGGCATCCCAGCAGTGGCGGCATGAGTGTACTGCATGTCGTGACTGCCTGATGTTCGGCTTGGAGTCTGTTTTGGCCAGCCGGGTCTTAGATCGGCCTGATTAGGGGAGGCTTGAGCATATCACCGGAATAGGAGGCACAACCCAAAGCCAGCCACTGTTATCATTCATTGTGAACaccagcaagaaaaaaaaaagagaacagtaaTCTGCACAAGGACCCTTGGAAGGTGCACTGATCAGAAGGTCAagatttggggcgcctgggtggctcagtgggttaggcgtctgcctttggctcaggtcaggatcccagggtcctgtgattgagccccactcgagccccaacattgggctccctgctcaggagggagtctgcttctccctttccctttgttcctccccccactcattctctttccctctctctctctctctcaaataaataaaatcttaaaaaaaaaaaaaaaaaagtcaagatactCCAGATCTGATGTTTCTTAGTGACTTGGATCAAACTAGTTAACATTCTTGGGTGATGACTAATATCCACTCTCTATGCAGTtactagggattttttttttttaagattttatttatttgagagagagagggagcatgagaagagggagataaagagaatctcaagcagactccatactgaggaTGGAGCCCCTACAACCtagagatcaggacctgagccgaaaccacgAGTCGGATgttaaaccgactgagccacccaggcgcccctagtagGGATTTTATTATAAGACAAACTTCTGATTTGTTATTACCAATAAGTCTGAAATTCAAATCATCTGTAGCTCCTTGCACTGAGTAGCTCTGAAGGGTGTTCAAGAAGCAACCCCCTTAACAGGGCTGTGACACAATTAGACTGAGTGAGGACACATGTCACTCTAGGGAGttgttctgttttctcattgCAGCTGA
The Vulpes lagopus strain Blue_001 chromosome 10, ASM1834538v1, whole genome shotgun sequence genome window above contains:
- the LOC121499927 gene encoding 60S ribosomal protein L10-like; translated protein: MICLCPPLTIGSTRHFSHAALLVEPDLEILIYLPACQVKHNASCFFCFTFLVKSCGKDGFHIQVRLHPFRVIRINKMLSCAGADRLQTGMRGAFGKSQGTVARVHIGQVIMSIHTKLQNKEHEIEALRRAKFKFPGRQKIHISKKWGFAKFNADEFEDMVAEKQLIPDGCGVKYIPNRGPLDKWRALHS